Within Etheostoma cragini isolate CJK2018 chromosome 24, CSU_Ecrag_1.0, whole genome shotgun sequence, the genomic segment ATTTTTGGGCTGTAAAGATTGATATAACAGCTTGAACATGCCATAAAACCCCTTTTAATGTGTCCCGCCAAAAGGAAATACAGTGAGCCCTCAAAGCAAAGATGACATAACATGAGAAATGAACATACAGCAGGCTGCAGATCACTtgcaaatgtatgtgtatgcatgtagtATGTAAGCAATTCCttagtgtgtgtttctggctttttactctctgtctgttttgtgtctCCAGCACTGTGTGTACGTTTCATAACCAAGCGCTTCATTGGTGAATACGACCATAAAAAGGGTACATACTTATTTCAATAAACATGCTTGACATGGAAGAAATAGTTGGACCATGCATAagtaaaatgtgtctgtcttttattACAGAGGTGACCTATAGATGCAGTCGGGTGGTGGACCAGGAAGCTGTTGATCTGGAGATTTTGGATGTAGCTTGTAAGGTAAATTTTGGCTTCTGTTGAGTGAGCGTACGTGATTAGGTGAGTAAAGAAGACTGTCAAACTAGTTCTTTGTTTTTACCATTAAATCTTATGAAGTTTGACATTCTTGGTTTGGCGTTGTGACATCTCCTCCAGGAGAGCTCTGTGGCTTCTCTGGAGTCTTCCATCCGCTGGGCCGACGGCTTCCTGCTCCTCTACTCCATCACACAGCGTCTCAGCTTCCTGGAGGTCCCGCGACTCAAGGAGCTCATCGACCAAACCAAACAGAGTCTAGGTAGTGATCCTACGTTGTCATTATCtactgcatgtgtgaaaggTTTTGGCAGGCGGTGACGtcagtacatttatttgatgACTTGGAGACATATGAAACAGAGCATAGACAACTAACCAACACACCAGCTGCTGAACTACTCAACCAGTATGATGCCCACAGGAACAGTGTGTCCACTATGTTTGCTCGTAAAAGTCcagtctaacacacacacacacacacacacacacacacacacacataattttCAACAGACATGTATTCCATGTTTGGTAGGCCATCCTGTAATCTGTACGATAGCATCTTCCTGCTGgtttatttagtgtgtgtgtgtgtgtgtgtgtgtgtgtgtgtgtgtgtgtgtgtgtgtgtgtgtgtgtgtgtgtgtgtgtNNNNNNNNNNNNNNNNNNNNNNNNNNNNNNNNNNNNNNNNNNNNNNNNNNNNNNNNNNNNNNNNNNNNNNNNNNNNNNNNNNNNNNNNNNNNNNNNNNNNgtttgtgtgtgtttgtgtgtgtgtgtgtgtgtgtgtgtgtgtgtgtgtgtaggtgcagTTTTAAGGAGCTGTCAGTGGCAGAAGCAGTTTTAGGTGTGGAAGCAGCTGTGTTTCAGCTCATCAGgtacatatatatagtatattgcTTCATTACTACTTCACACAGTTTACAGTAAACATAGGAACACAGTGCTCTGTTAACTGCGGCCTTGAGAAGGTGTGCAGCAGTTGCATATGTTGTTTAATGGGgctgatgttttgtttcttgtgtCTGATAGGCTGGTGTTGGATCAGCAGCGGCCTCTGCCTGACCGCCGCTCCTACATGCTGACCGTTCGCCACGCTCTGACCAGGAAACTGACCCGCTCTAAGACCATGCAGTGGTGACCGCAGTAGTCTGTTGAATCACTCAGCATGTATGGAGTAAGCGTTTTAAACTCCTAGTCTGACAGTGTTCAAGGCATCTACTTGATATGGCTGTTTTCTAGCATTAGCCTGCAGCATCAGGTTGTCTGGATTCATGGTGTGTCGAAGAATTTTATTAAAGTGTAGACTACTACACTAGCTATAACATCACAAATATGACCCAACATAAATGTTTTGCCACTCGAAGCAAATCACACCAAAGAAAACGATAAATTGAGTGTGAGTTTTTCTATTGTAGAGAGTTTCGGCTAAACCTTTTGGTGTTATTAGTGCAAAATCCCAGCACAGTCTGAGGTCATCTGAAAAGGATGTTGGATCCACATGATCCAATACGTGTTATCATGTAGAGCGAGTTTGAATGAGCTTCAATAGAGGATGAAACTTGCTAATTTTCTGGGAAAAGCAAATATAAAGTGGCCCAAAATACACATTCAAGGCcagatgttgtctttttttagttagATTTGAGATAAACACCcagttattttaaaagaaaataatgtcttTGCAGAAATTACGTGATTAAACAGATGCACTCATCATGGATTTCAACATTCCCAACAACGTGCACAGCAGTGTATCTGTTTAAGTGTTAAGCCATATACACGTGTGTGTCTATATAACTGAGAAACGCCCAGCTGCTATTtacttgaaagaaaaaaacttgagaTTTTTATCAGAAAGCATCCACGTGAGTTTGTATTGTAGTTTTTTATGCGTTTCATTCTCCAGTAGAGGGTGGTACAGTCATGGTACTCATCTCATGCAGACTCACTACAGTCAAACAAAATGGCAAATACAATATTTGGCCAAAGGTATAGAACACAGTTTGCTATGAAAGTAACTAAGCCAAAATCAGTTAGATCCAAAATCTTGTGGAAAGCTATCCCATTAGCAGCAGATTTTATAAGATGGATAAGATGGATAAGATGATTAATAATCACATATGGGTGTAATTTGCGGGTGTCCAAATAGTTTTAGCTTAGTTTTTATGAACCAGTCAGTGAAGTTGGTGAGTAAAAGGGTTAAACTTGCCATTGGTTGTAGGAGTGTGTAGATGACATAACAGTGTGTAAAGAATGAAACTGGCTTTGATTACAGACTTGGCTCAGTGTTCTTCTCCATGTATcaatctctctctatctccgtCCTTATCACCCAACTTCTGAACCTTTATGATCAGCGAGAGACATctcaaaaaacagacacacaaattaaCAGGGAAGGAAAACATTGGGCTTCTTAAGCAtcttatttgtctgtgtgtaaaagaaagaagaactGCCAGACTGACTGCCCGGTTGGTTTGTACACACTGCTCTAGCACATGCCGCTTGTAAAGTCATTATGGGAAAATTGACTGTGCTTACTCTCCATCCCACCACTCTGTCCACCCCAACGACCACTTATACCATATCAACTACTCCACCCAACTACTCCAACCAACCACAGAACCCCACCGGGCTCCATGCACAAACGCAGAAGATGACAAATGTGCAGATAGTTACAGATTTGGGATTTAAAGTTACAACAAGATTTTCATTACACCAGACCCCATTTTTGATACTATTTATAACAGACACATGTTAAACATGTTTCCAATCTATGTAGTATCATTTAAACATGCCTGCTGTTACCACCAGTCTCCACAGGTGTCTAAATCAAAGTCCTTAAAGATCCTAAAGTAAAATAGTATATTTgcaacaaatatttgaaaaaggggtgaaaaaatgtatatcttaaaagtattttataatgtttgttATTGTCCTCCAGATTGACACATAGGCCTATAAGCACATCAAATGTAACAGTAAAACAGTGAATTAGTTTTGAGTGTGAAGGTTTTATTCAGaatcattaaaacaataattggCAAAAT encodes:
- the zgc:110699 gene encoding ras-related and estrogen-regulated growth inhibitor, whose product is MVPVKLLILGAQNTGKTALCVRFITKRFIGEYDHKKEVTYRCSRVVDQEAVDLEILDVACKESSVASLESSIRWADGFLLLYSITQRLSFLEVPRLKELIDQTKQSLGSDPTLSLSTACVKGFGRRMMPTGTCVCVCVCRCSFKELSVAEAVLGVEAAVFQLIRLVLDQQRPLPDRRSYMLTVRHALTRKLTRSKTMQW